The following proteins are co-located in the Manihot esculenta cultivar AM560-2 chromosome 7, M.esculenta_v8, whole genome shotgun sequence genome:
- the LOC110618843 gene encoding anthocyanin 5-aromatic acyltransferase, with protein sequence MEKSSITKVLELCKVSPPPNSSPPTTLPLTFFDIPWLFFSPCQPLFFYEYSHSTSHFISSTLPNLKLSLSLALKHFFPFLGNLVVSSNDSNMPKIVYNEGDCVSFSVAESNGDFRCFTSNHGREVHEFYPLVPELATSGGAIPLLAVKVTIFPHMGICIGLAYHHVAADGRTFNNFIKAWSSLCANSCFLINSLPSFDRSVIKDSHGLEEIFLEELWKIKSSQEMIIGTETNVDLSNMVRSTFVVSSLDMERIKKWVIGQCKKKSQPQPIHLSPYVLTCSFIWVCLVKTQTQTSQPENHHYSDDEPNYFGFIAGGLTRFDYPVPTSYFGNCVGFGRSIATRGELKGEDGIIVAANVIGNMIKKLDKEMLFEAERWIWDWKKMFELEVHVMIFGSPKLDFYETDFGWGRPKKIEEISIDRSRAISLTESRDFKGGIEVGIALPKNQMEVFSSLFIEGLQILQ encoded by the coding sequence ATGGAAAAATCCTCCATTACTAAAGTTCTTGAGCTCTGCAAAGTCTCTCCACCGCCCAATTCATCTCCACCAACTACTCTCCCTCTAACTTTCTTTGACATCCCTTGGCTTTTTTTCTCTCCATGCCAACCTCTCTTCTTCTATGAATACTCTCACTCCACCTCTCACTTCATTTCCTCCACTCTTCCCAATCtcaagctctctctctctctagctCTCAAGCATTTCTTCCCTTTTCTTGGAAACCTTGTTGTTTCCTCAAATGATTCAAATATGCCCAAGATTGTTTACAATGAAGGTGACTGTGTTTCATTTTCTGTTGCAGAATCTAACGGTGATTTCAGGTGTTTTACTAGTAATCATGGAAGAGAAGTGCATGAGTTTTATCCTCTCGTGCCTGAGTTGGCTACTAGTGGTGGAGCTATTCCTTTACTTGCAGTGAAAGTTACAATTTTTCCTCATATGGGTATTTGCATTGGGCTTGCTTATCACCATGTGGCTGCTGATGGGAGGACATTCAACAACTTCATCAAGGCATGGTCTTCACTTTGTGCAAATTCTTGTTTCTTGATCAATTCCTTGCCATCTTTTGATAGGTCTGTGATAAAAGATTCACATGGACTTGAAGAGATTTTCTTGGAGGAACTATGGAAGATAAAATCTTCACAGGAAATGATTATTGGAACTGAAACCAATGTAGATTTGTCAAATATGGTTAGATCCACATTTGTAGTGAGTTCATTAGATATGGAGAGGATCAAGAAATGGGTTATTGGTCAATGCAAGAAAAAGTCTCAGCCACAGCCTATCCATCTATCACCATATGTATTAACCTGTTCTTTTATATGGGTTTGTTTAGTGAAAACCCAAACCCAAACGAGTCAACCCGAAAATCATCACTATTCCGATGATGAGCCAAATTACTTTGGATTTATTGCAGGTGGTTTGACCCGGTTCGACTATCCAGTACCCACATCATATTTTGGTAATTGTGTAGGATTTGGTAGATCAATAGCAACTAGGGGAGAATTGAAAGGAGAAGATGGAATCATTGTGGCTGCAAATGTGATTGGAAACATGATCAAGAAATTGGATAAAGAGATGTTGTTTGAAGCAGAAAGATGGATTTGGGATTGGAAGAAAATGTTTGAATTAGAGGTTCATGTTATGATTTTTGGATCACCTAAATTGGATTTTTATGAAACTGATTTTGGGTGGGGGAGGCCTAAGAAGATAGAGGAAATTTCAATTGATAGGAGCAGAGCTATTTCACTTACTGAAAGTAGAGATTTTAAGGGTGGAATTGAAGTTGGAATAGCTCTGCCTAAGAATCAAATGGAAGTTTTTAGCTCATTGTTTATTGAAGGTCTTCAAATTCTTCAATAA